Sequence from the Panicum virgatum strain AP13 chromosome 5N, P.virgatum_v5, whole genome shotgun sequence genome:
TAAACTTTAAACGGAATTACAGTAAAATGCTTAAAGTAAAAGACGTATTCTTCTCGTCACGCGGGTACGCCGGTGGAGGGCGTGACACCTGATCCCGCTGGCGTTGCTTTCTCCATGAGATTTATTTGGACTTGTCAACAAAATCAAGATCGATCTGTTggtcttgcccccccccccccccccccccccccccaaaagcCGAAGGGCCCCCAAAAATCTGCACGGAGTGGTATTGCCGTATAGGCCTGGGCCTTGACGCTTATGTCCTATTTTTGAGCCATTGTAGATTAATCTCTTATTGGTGATGGGTTATATAATAATCTAGATTATTATGAGGGTGGAGGGAAATAAGTTATGAGTTGTTTGGTAACCTAGATTATTGGAGGTACATATGTATTATTTTATGGTAAAGACTTATTTTAGGCCGGCTGTAAATCAGACTGGTCGTACGGCCGTTCGGACGGTGGGTGTTACATACATGTGAGGGACAATGACAGAATCAAACAGCGCATGCATGCACATAATTTCAAAATAGAAATGATCATAGTTTTAACACCAAGCATCGAAATCAAAATCCGATTGCACAGGTGTGTTTGTTTCAATaaaatcttcaaaacaagatctcacaccactatgttttaatgatataatttttttgagagaaaatattttttcgtaTGTTTGCAAAAATTGCTTATGGGTTTACATCATGTTGCTTTTGCATCCCCGAGTTCAGTTAAGTGGATATTGGTGTTCATATTGTGAAGATAGAATATTTAGTGTCAATAGTGGATAAGGGTAAACAACTTTGTTAGGTAGGTGAATGTTTATCGCATGATCAATAATAGGCAACTTTAGCAGATCGATTGAGCATTTTGACTAATTGATTTTGGCATTTTTTTCATTGTACATAAAGCAATTTATGTGTTTTGAAAATTATCGTCAAAATATATTCAAGTgaggtcttgttttgaaggtcTCCTCGAAAGGGATACAAGTGCGCAATCGGATTTGTATTTGATGGATGGtttaagaactacaacttttttaAGTTTTGAGGTCATTTGCACGTGTCACTGCCCGCATGTTGATTCCTGATCATTGTATTCCTAAAATGGTGCGGCCGTACGAACAACTAAATTTACAGCCAGCCGCATTTTAGCTGTGTCTTATTTTATTTAATGATTGTTATCCACCCTTCCTCTTGCTAGGTGTTTGCTTAGGGGCGGGCCAATGCATGGGTATTCAACCCAATATCCaaattttttggcaaaaaaattatacacaTAGTATATATTACAAATAGAAAATAACATCATAAAACAGGCTTCCCAATCTCATATTGCTTCTTAGGCTCAAATAGCTCACTTCTCAAtctcattttttatatttattaatTATATGCTATAAAATTTTATGCTGTCATTTTTTcacatttgaaaattttgaatacccaccCTAAAAAATGGTAAGGCAGCGGTTTTGGTTCTCATGCTTGCATTTGCTTGTTGCCGCCGTGGCACCGTCCATGCAGACCACTTTTGCAGGCTTTTGGATTCATGGACTTTTGGATTCATAgtgacaagaaaaaaaatccaaaacatTAGAGAACAATAATTTGAGTTTGCTTGCGTGACTACATTTGTAAGATaataaaatatataataaatgcCAAAAAAATCAGTCATAAGTAAACTTTTAGACATACAAATATGCTCTCACAACCAAACTACTACTAGAAAAATAAAGCATTAGCAATGTTATCTTCATCTCTCAATTGATTTACACCCCCTCCAGATAAAGGAATTGGTATGTAATTTTCATCTTCATCACACCAGTCAAACTCTTCATCAGCCAAAGCACTATCTTGAATAAAATTTTAAAGAGCCATACATGCATGTATTATTTTACTTTGTTTGAGCATTGGGAACAAAGCGCTCAATTACGATTGCGAAAAGATGAATGCAAGTCGTTGAATAACTTCTTGTTTCCAATAGGGTAAGGATGCACCCGAAACTCTGGTAGATGATACTTGGTCCTTTTGTATGCAGCTAGATATAACATCCGATTTGGATAACCCAAGTCAACAAAGGTAAATTTTTTCTATAATGATCAACATGCATCATAAGCTAGTGGAACGTCTAAAACTAATGTATTCATGAAATCCTAATTCTTCCTTTGCGTGATCTCTTGGCTTTGGAGTGCGTTTATACTACTCTTTAAGTTGATAAAAGGATGAATAGATGTCGTGGAAATTTTAGAAACTGTGTGGGCTTCATTGTGCTAGAAGGGAAGTTTGTTTGGAGTCCAAGAGACCTGACCGATAGGCCCAATGGTCCCATGCCGATCGGGTTGAGCCTTTTCTAGCTCTTCTATTGCTAAGGATTGGAGCTGCTAATGGTTTGTGCTGAGTCCAATTTCAATGGTCTCTTGGGAATGACTCCCTACAAATCGAGTAAAACATGCTACGCCATCAGTCGAATCTTGGAGCCAATAGAAATGATGCCACAGCATTGGTAGCTACCAGAATTTGTGTGGCAACAGTATAAAATTCACCCGGTTTTGTCCACTGACCGGCAGAGGGGAAATAGGCTGAGATTCTGGGCACAATTCATCAAAACTAGAAAGACATGTGGCTTTGCCACACAAGGCCCATATCTCGCTTCATAGTATTGTAGTTGATGCAAACTTTAGTTGGTGCATGTAGTTTTTTTTAAAGCAATGTAGTTAAGATAAATCACCTTTTCATTATTTTCGCATAGGTGTTACGTTCTCCAGCCTGTTGTTGCATTTGGTATATATTTGGGCGTTCTATTATCGTGATGCTGTTGTTTAAGTAGTATATTATTTTGGGCATCGAAATAGAGCTGTGATATTTGTTGTTGTATTTATTGTGGTGAAATAATAGGTAAAATAATTTATTAAGGAGGACAGAGTCGAATTAGTTGGGAACTTAATATATTTGCGAAATCATGTTACAATAAATAGATGTGTTATTTTTTAAGAAAGTAGTGGTTATATTATGATAGAATGAGAAGCCAAAGAAGAATGGTGGTACgatattatatttttagcaAAATAAGATGTTATGTTGAATGAATTACAAAAACAATTTGAAGTTAGCATGAGAAACCAAAGAAGAACGGTGGTAGgatattatatttttagcaCAATAAGATTTTATGTTGAACgaattacaaaaataatttgaatttataaaagtttGCTATGTAGTAAAGTTGTAGTTTTGAAATTCTAGACAGCTTTTGTGTTGCTCATTTTTTGATTTGAAGACGTTTTTGTTGTCCAAATTGTAGGTACAACGGGTCACATATAAGCGTTTGAGCAAATGAGTTGAGCAAGCTTTTCAATTTTACAATTTACTCTATAATAAAGTTgtaatttttgaattcttgatcAAATTCTATGTTGAGCAACTTTTGATTCCAACACGTTTTGATGTTCAAATTGTACGTATAATGTTGCTTGTGTAGAAGTATCAGATGGAACGGGTTGTGGTTTTATTTAAACCTTTATTCATAAATAAGACAAGATAACATTTACACTCTTTACGTGGCTATCCTATGACTCACCATGACACACCTACACACTCACACCATAGCAACCTTGCCATGCTACCTAGGATTCAAATGACACTCCAAGTAAAAGCACTTGGGGAGGGGTGGcacccctatttatactagtacaCGACCTCTAGGATGTTGCCACGTGACAACATTCAACACTATTTTAACCAAAATATCcaactctagaacattctcatACTTATTCTAATATCTAGATATTTCTTACCATACATAAATATCTAAGTTCTAGACTCTTCTTTACTTTGTCACGAAGAAACAATTCCAGATTCTTCCATGGCAAATATTTTCTCTTTTATGTTTTCCAAAATATTCTAGAATGTTCCATAATTCGATAGTCGCCGTATGTTTCATAATTCAACAGTCGCCGTGAACGTGGGCGGCAGCTCCCACACCCATGCATCGACATAGCGGGTGTTCTGCAACTCCAGGTTCTGAACTAGTGGGTCTAGCAAGCATTCCTCGCAGGCAAGGACCCGCCTCGCGCGCACGTCCAAGGCGAAGAGCGCCGTGTCCTGGAAGAAGTAGACAACGTCGTGGTTGTTGTGGTCGACGAGGGCGAGCTTGGGCACCTTGCCAcgcggcaggccggcggcgacgtaGCTGTCGTGGGCCCAGATGTCGGCGAAGGATGCCTCGTACTCGAACCTCCAGCAGGGATGCGGGCTGTCCGGATCGACGAGCGTCCACATCGTTACCGTGGGGTTGATGGCGGGGTCGTCGGCGGTGCCCCGGTCGTAGGAGAGGCCTTGGATCTCGACGTAGCGAAGCATGCCGTGGCTTAGCCTGATGAGGCGGCGCTCGTCCATCAGGCTGCTGGGGTGGGGGCGGTCGCCGAGGCCGTGCATCTAGCCTGGCAGAAGTAGGACGAAGCGCAGATTGGAGTGGCTGTCGCAGATGAGCATGCCGTAGGCGACGTCGACCCACCAGAGGAGGCCATCGTGGGTGAAGACGACGTGCTCACCTCGTGGTCCGGCGCGGAGTCGAGCGGCTTGAATGCCCATCGGGTGGTGACAGTAGAGTAGTAGGCAAGACCGCCGTGGCGTCGGATGGAGGTAGACGACGACATTGTGCCCGGGGCAGCGCGGGTCAGAGACGAGGACCATGGTGCGGCtggggatgaacttgatggggATCTCGGGCAGCAAGACCGGCAGGGGGTGGCGATGCCGGTGACGGTGTCACACAGCAGGTAGTCGGCGTCGACGACGTCCCAGCCCTGGCCCTGGTGGGGGACCCTGAGTAGGAGGAGCCCGGGTGCGGAGCCGAGAATGCCCGGGCACGGCCCGTTGTGCTGGTCTCGGTGCCTGGCGTCGAGGGCGAGGCGGTCAGGTAGCGCAAGGTaggaggcgcgcggcggatCCTGGAGCTTGAGAAGCAGGTCGGCGGTGCCGGGGGCCATCGCCTCGACCCCCGCGTCGTTGGCGCCATAGACGCGGGGGATCCGCGACAACGCCACCCACGGGCCCTGCTGACGcaccacctcctcgcgcgcctcCCGCTCCGCCACTTCCTCGCGGGCGCGCGACGACTCGGGTGCTTCGGACGCCATGGTTGGCGCGCCGCGAGCGGCTACGGCGAGGCGCCTCGCTGGTTGGGATTGGGGGGTATGGGACTTGGGAGAAACTTGGATTCGTGCGCCGGGCGCTCAACTGGTGGTTTTGTTTCCGGAAGCCATCGAGCAAATCGCGAGTCCTACAGAACTCAGAGACCTCTTGTCGTTGGCATCGCCTAACTAACCAACCAGTGGGCGGTGATGGCAAGCGCAGCGCTGCTCAGCCCGGGGCGAAGCTAGAGCTGAATCTAGGGGGTGCCCTGTCCATGATTCTGCTGCTAGCTCTCTAATTTATGAGGTGGAAATTTGATAATTAGCATTAAATTTTCATAGCGGCGTGGGTGCCCGGGCCCCCGGAGACTacctagctccgcccctggctCAGCCTCGCGAGATCCAGCGCGGCCTTGACGCCGGCGTGGAGGGCGGCGAAGCTCTCAACGTCGAGTAAGCCGGCCATGCCAGAGAGAGCCAGGACGGTGAGTGTGAGGAACCGCTCAAATTATCTCGACTAAACCGGATCATCATCCATTGATCAACCCAGCTTAACCGAGATAATCCCGGTAGTCCCCGGTATGCGCCTGGAGCAACGTCCAGGATCAACTCGCATACCGTTTGTTCACTTCATAGCAACCATCACAAGGATACATATGAgagcaaaattttaaacttttgaTTACAAGTCTTATTTATCTTACAAAGCTCATGACTTTAACTAAACATAAGCAACTATACATGAGGGTTTTTAGCAATTAAAGAGTTTCTTTACAACTAAGATGTATCCTAGGTCTAGGTGGATAACCTACCATATTTTTCTTATGATTCAGAGTCTAAACGCAGCGGATATTTAGAGAGTATTAGGTAGCAATAATGATGTCCTTGCCCATAAGACACCACTTGCATAAGTTTTGAGCGAGTTCCACCGTCCATCCACTTTGCTGGCTCCGGCGGGATGAACATGGCGGTCACTCCTTAGGAGAGAACCTGCAAAACAACTTAACGACAGCACCGTAAGTATATTTCGTACTTGCAGGACTTATCCAGAATACTATACATTTGGTGGATGTAGAGCATAGTTCACTACCGGATTCagccgctttgccgagtgccggttacactcggcaaaggccagtttgcactcggcaaactctttgccgagtgtaacactcggcaaagcttccCACGGCACAgtggtctttgccgagtgtcggatttcgggcactcggcaaagactttgccaAGAGCCTTGGCACTCGGCATTGGAGCCACATGGCGCGACCCTGGGCggcatctttgccgagtgcctaacgGCAGGTACTCGGCAAAACGGCCGCCCAGGGTCCCGCCACGTGGtcgttttgccgagtgctgggtctggcactcggcaaactttcaaatctttgccgagtgcctagcggcagacactcggcaaaacggCCGCCCAGGGTCCCGCCAcgtggtcgctttgccgagtgctgggtCCTGGAACTCGGCAAACTttcaaatctttgccgagtgccaggactttagcactcggcaaagtggatGTTCTGCTGACATGTGAaggccactttgccgagtgtttttgcataagcactcggcaaagttgacgcatttttttcttttttctctggTTTTCAATATAAATACAACAACAATATATATAAATGCAGGGACATTACATGCAGTTATaacaataaatatataattgacAAATACGAGAATAGCATCGATACAAATAATGAGtccatcacatatatcacaagTCCGATAGACAATGCATCACATAGAACGAGTCCATCACATATATAAAGTCCAATACATAAAATATGTCCACAAGCTAAGAGTCCATCGACGCGCCAAGTCCACTAGTGTACAAGCTACGAGCAGGTGTCACTCACAGTCAGGTGGGGGGGCAAGATTGCCACGGAGCCGCCGGCGAGTTCTGGTCCGGAGGAGGGTCGTTCGATGCGTTCCACGACTGATTCTGCAAATAGAAACACATAATTTGAGTAAGAATAACAAAGATATAATAATTAATATCTACAAACAAAGCATACTCATGGGAGTGTCAGAAGGTCCTGCAGGAAAGTaaagctgagctggtaaggtgaagggaggaggcggcgtcgcaTAGTTCATCGACGCGCCAAGTCCTTGCATCCAGGTGACCATGCTGTGCAACATAACCGACTGCTCCTCCCTCCGCTTCCGTTCCTGCTCCAGCTTGGCCTCGATCTCCATTcggcacctcctctcctcctcaaacTTAGCCTCCATCTCGGCCTACAAGATTTAAACCTCCATGTTACAATACAAAGCAAAGTTTCATTTTAACCATAGAACGGCAACTAAATCTAAACTAACCTGTCTCTGGTGCACGctggccactgaagtctcaggccgtgggcgtatgggcGGGGTCGAGTCGGTGGTACTTGCCCTAAGCTGCGAGAGACTGGGCGTACTCGCCGTGTCGACCAAGCTGTTGGCGATCAAGTACCGCCTGtgcttcttcccttgtcccgccctcatgatggcttctccgAAGAGTGGCGCGGTGGTCGGATCCCAAGTCTCCCCGTGGAGCGCCCTTCCCACATCCGTGTATGCATTGATGCGCGTGTGGATGCTTGGGTTTGTGTAGGCCTCTGGTGGATCCGCCGGGTTGTAGGCCACGTCCGACGTCGCCCTGTCCATGTGAGACATGGCGTACGCTGTGAAGTCGTTGCAAGACTGGCCTGGATGAGACTCCGACTGCCAAGAAgtcaacaagatgattagtaggaattaaaaatatagctttagaaagaatgaagaaattagTGAACTTACCCAAGTATTCTTGTACTCGCCGAGGCTAAGCCTCCCTTGATGATGTGCCGGACCCGGCATCATCAAGCGGCGCTCCCGGCATAAGGCGTGCTGGCGGTCCCAATCCTCGCTGATCCACTTGTCCACCATCATAGACCAGCACTCGGCCTTGTTTGCGCACCAGTTCGGAGGCACCTAAACGTAATGAAGTGCATGACATATTGTAATATCAAATACAAGATAAATGAGTAGATATGGCATTTATTTACCCTTAAGTACTGGTCTCATGTGAGAAAGATGTCCCTTGCGGCTGGTTTCTTGACACTCCTCTTCTCGAATTCGGCGCAGTACACAATGACGGCCTGGACACGCGCCTCatagtgcatgtccttcaccaGCTTGTAGCAAGCCTGGTGAGCCCGCTCGTTCGCCCGGGCCTCATAGCCTTCctcgcacctgtagaaatcctgcatatataCCCACAAGATAATTGCAATCATTATTCCAAAAATTGAAACATAATGTGATATTTCTAACAATTTAGTGCGAGGATGACTTACCCACAACTCCCCGACCACCCGCCTCGCTTTGGTGGTAAAGTTCCTTCCTTCGCGATCAGTAGCGTCCGGGCTGgccatgtagtggtcccacgtgtatGCCGGCTCCAGCACCCCGGCATGCATCACGAGTCCGGAGAAGTGCAGCCGGCACAAAAGACCCAAGATACCATTGGGCTTCCGTTTGTGCTCACCAGGCTGCACAAAAAACCACCCCCTGCAAGAGTGTTTAAGGTAAAATTTTAGTTAGTATTGTAATTTTAAATATATgtaatgcataataaataagtATTAACATACTTACTTAGGCTCTAGTGGCCGAATCATCGAGCGTCTCGCTAGAGGTATCGGACGTCGCGGGAGTTGCGACGGTCCACGCAACCACATCACCCGCTCATCTcctgccgccccctcctcggcctcctcctcgtccccctccatgtgctcctcctcctcctcgctcccctggtcctccaccctctcctcctcctcctcctcctcctcctccttctcctcctcgtcctctacAGGAGAAGgggtcctccccctcctccccctcctcaccttacctcctccaccactcccactacctcctcctccaccgctcccTCTCCATCTCCctttccctccccctcctccaccacctttgCGAACACTACGGCTCCCAGACCCCTCGGGTGCGTCGGACCcactgccacctcctccaccactgccTCTGTACAAGGAGCTCAGCCAAGTCATCTTGTGACCGCCTGGCATCTTTGTGTTAGTTACCTGAAATCAAAAGGAGTGAACGAATTAGTCAGGATAAACAATATTTGCATGGCATCAATATTgtgtggaaggaggagatcaTTAATATAGGGAAGCCTCCACAAGCCAGAGACCTGAGTCCAGGAATGTTCTTCGCCATATcccacaaaaccacctgcaTCATTGACCTAGAGGGCATCTATCTGAGCATGAAGCACGGCACCCGTCAGCATCTGCGGTGCATATTGTGTAACTACGACACATTTCGTGAAGTTCTTAATGTCTCTTCAAAATGGATGGTTAGCAGgaaggaattgtcgatgtttgtcaaaCGACGAATACTTGCCCCCCTTTCTCAACCAAATGAACTGCAGAGTTGCCTTGCATGTTGGGCATGGGAACTTTCCATGAGTACACCACCAGCAGAAAATGCCATACGCTGGGAGGTTATGCAGAGAGTAGTGGTAACACACATACAttctgaagtttgtctttgtcaCTCGGTCGTACGTCCACACCCCCTCCTCCCATGCTTTGATCAACTCATCGATTAGAGGCTCCATGtaaacactcattttattccttgGGTGCTAAGGAATAATCAACGACACAAATATGATTTGTCGTTGAAAGAGAACGCCGGGGGGGGGGAGATTCAAGGGAATAGTGAACACGGGCCAACATGAGTACGATGCGGCCATGATAccataaggattgaacccatcgGTTGCCAGCGCAACATGTACATTACGAGCTTCTTTAGCTTTCTCATGATGAACCTCATCAAAATGAGTCCATGACTCACCGTCGGAGGGATGCACCATCTTATCTGGGATGTATCGAACACcttttttgtgccatgtcatctgtttcGCGGTTTCCTCGGTCATATAGAGTCTTTGGATCCTCTGAATGAACGGAAGGTAGCGTACGATTTTCACAGGAATCGTGAGCTGCCTCTTAGGCTGACTGTCACCAGCATCCACCTCCAGGAATCTTGAGGCTTTGCATTTTG
This genomic interval carries:
- the LOC120675171 gene encoding uncharacterized protein LOC120675171 is translated as MRAGQGKKHRRYLIANSLVDTASTPSLSQLRASTTDSTPPIRPRPETSVASVHQRQAEMEAKFEEERRCRMEIEAKLEQERKRREEQSVMLHSMVTWMQGLGASMNYATPPPPFTLPAQLYFPAGPSDTPMSMLCL
- the LOC120674476 gene encoding uncharacterized protein LOC120674476; the protein is MIRPLEPKGWFFVQPGEHKRKPNGILGLLCRLHFSGLVMHAGVLEPAYTWDHYMASPDATDREGRNFTTKARRVVGELWDFYRCEEGYEARANERAHQACYKLVKDMHYEARVQAVIVYCAEFEKRSVKKPAARDIFLT